From the genome of Geminocystis herdmanii PCC 6308, one region includes:
- the rfbD gene encoding dTDP-4-dehydrorhamnose reductase: protein MTKILLFGSLGQVGTELTYTLPNIGQLIKLDRTLVDLTNDDKIRQTIHEIKPNIIVNASAYTAVDKAESQPDLAYQINSIVPKIIAEESNKIKAKFIHISTDYVFDGKANTPYLETDLTNPLGIYGKSKLLGEANIKNNSDNYIILRTAWVYGIYGKGNFLKTMIRLGKEREQIKVVIDQVGCPTYGEDIALVINKLITQFYDEKNSQKVYHFTNLGVCSWYDFAINIFKYAQKLDYNLKVKEILPINTSEYPTPAKRPAYSVLSTKKISQDLDFIPSYWQDSLAKYFHKTINDNED from the coding sequence ATGACTAAAATTTTATTGTTTGGGAGTCTTGGACAAGTTGGCACAGAATTAACTTATACTTTACCAAATATTGGACAATTAATTAAGCTCGATCGAACTCTCGTTGATTTAACTAATGATGATAAAATTAGGCAAACTATCCACGAAATAAAACCAAATATTATTGTCAATGCTTCTGCTTATACGGCGGTAGATAAAGCCGAATCTCAACCTGATTTAGCTTACCAAATAAACTCGATCGTGCCTAAAATAATCGCCGAAGAAAGTAATAAAATTAAAGCAAAATTTATTCATATTTCCACTGATTATGTTTTTGATGGTAAAGCAAATACTCCCTATTTAGAAACAGATTTAACTAATCCTTTAGGTATTTACGGTAAAAGTAAATTATTAGGAGAAGCAAATATAAAAAATAATAGCGATAATTATATCATTCTAAGAACTGCTTGGGTTTATGGTATTTATGGGAAAGGAAATTTTTTGAAAACTATGATAAGATTAGGGAAAGAAAGAGAACAAATAAAAGTAGTAATAGATCAAGTTGGTTGCCCTACCTATGGGGAAGATATAGCTTTAGTTATTAATAAGTTAATTACTCAATTTTATGATGAAAAAAATAGTCAAAAAGTTTATCATTTTACTAATTTAGGTGTATGCAGTTGGTATGATTTTGCAATAAATATTTTTAAATATGCTCAAAAATTAGACTATAATTTAAAAGTAAAAGAGATATTACCTATTAACACTTCTGAATATCCTACCCCAGCAAAACGTCCAGCTTATTCTGTTTTAAGTACAAAAAAAATTAGTCAAGATTTAGATTTTATTCCTAGTTATTGGCAAGATTCTTTAGCTAAATATTTCCATAAAACTATTAATGATAATGAAGATTAG
- a CDS encoding MotA/TolQ/ExbB proton channel family protein has product MAQIKVHSRQELDINFITVFIGALVLTILIYVLFLPFKETYIGILLFERGLTQYVTVFFASLVIVITINKFLTITKETKILKKMGLPENLIFDDHKSLQLANLQEDFARTPTMITSRLSRILNAYILSGSRKIVTELALDDSSFYLSASESSYALPRILVWAIPLLGFIGTVLGISSAVNGFSGFLDNTAEIDQIKEGIGTVTSGLAVAFDTTLLALLLSVVVMIPLVLIEKMESELLLATEIYINDHILPRLKENNEQEKSILNSDTLIQTVTNAINNKLPSKEELIQPIKDALPTPQELINPVEIYAKEAAQNLVSEFIEQFQQIKVQETTLIDSIKEINQVILLDRDNFVNSFGQQNALNQSIITNIKELVDLVRENNQANDNSLHDRTQVISNELSKAALSLEEKVISLEKSSAKIGELHQLQSSLEKVVQVLNNIGEMQKTLVNMQDKIELLQPALQDLSKPRVIRLVEQIEQ; this is encoded by the coding sequence ATGGCTCAAATAAAAGTGCATAGTCGCCAAGAATTAGACATCAACTTTATTACGGTTTTTATTGGTGCATTAGTATTAACAATTCTAATTTATGTTTTGTTTTTACCCTTCAAAGAAACCTATATAGGTATATTATTATTTGAAAGAGGTTTGACTCAATATGTAACAGTTTTTTTTGCATCTTTAGTCATAGTAATTACCATTAATAAATTTTTAACAATTACTAAAGAAACGAAAATTTTAAAAAAAATGGGATTACCTGAAAATCTTATTTTTGATGATCATAAATCTTTACAATTAGCTAATTTACAAGAAGATTTTGCTCGTACCCCAACCATGATTACCAGTCGATTAAGTCGTATCTTAAATGCTTATATTCTCTCAGGTAGTCGTAAAATAGTCACAGAATTAGCCTTAGATGATAGCTCATTTTATCTCAGTGCTTCCGAATCTTCCTATGCTTTACCCAGAATTTTAGTGTGGGCGATTCCCTTATTAGGGTTTATTGGTACTGTATTGGGTATTAGTAGCGCTGTTAATGGTTTTTCGGGTTTTCTTGATAATACTGCCGAAATTGACCAAATAAAAGAGGGTATCGGCACTGTCACCAGTGGCTTGGCAGTGGCTTTTGATACCACTTTATTAGCGCTTCTTCTCAGTGTGGTTGTAATGATTCCTTTAGTTTTGATAGAAAAGATGGAATCAGAATTATTATTAGCAACGGAAATTTACATTAATGATCATATTTTACCTCGTTTAAAAGAGAATAATGAACAGGAAAAATCTATCTTAAATAGTGATACTTTAATTCAAACAGTTACCAATGCTATTAATAATAAATTACCTTCAAAAGAGGAATTAATTCAACCGATAAAAGATGCTTTACCTACTCCTCAAGAATTGATTAATCCAGTGGAAATTTATGCTAAAGAAGCTGCTCAAAATTTAGTATCAGAATTTATTGAACAATTCCAACAAATAAAAGTACAAGAAACGACTTTAATTGATAGTATTAAAGAGATTAATCAGGTTATTTTGCTCGATCGAGATAATTTTGTCAATAGTTTTGGACAACAAAATGCTTTAAATCAGTCTATTATCACTAATATTAAAGAATTAGTGGATTTAGTTAGGGAAAATAATCAGGCTAATGATAATAGTTTACACGATCGAACTCAAGTTATTAGTAATGAATTAAGTAAAGCCGCATTAAGCCTAGAAGAAAAAGTAATTTCCTTAGAAAAATCTAGTGCCAAAATTGGCGAACTTCATCAGTTACAATCTAGTTTAGAAAAAGTAGTGCAAGTGTTAAATAATATTGGTGAAATGCAGAAAACTTTAGTTAATATGCAAGATAAAATTGAACTTTTACAACCTGCCTTACAAGATTTAAGTAAACCTAGAGTGATTCGTTTAGTTGAACAAATTGAGCAATAA
- a CDS encoding NINE protein, translating into MKNKNVAILLTFFLGYIGIHKFYLGNNFAGVLYLLFSWTFIPALLSIFDFIGLLLMSDQTFNAQYNLGGTSFNPAYLPPKTESMKTLSELKKLYDQGIITAEEYEEKRRKFLDSI; encoded by the coding sequence ATGAAAAATAAAAATGTCGCTATTCTTTTAACCTTTTTTCTTGGTTATATAGGTATCCATAAATTTTATTTAGGTAATAATTTTGCAGGAGTTTTATATCTATTATTTTCATGGACTTTTATCCCTGCATTATTATCAATTTTTGATTTTATTGGGTTATTATTAATGTCAGATCAAACTTTTAATGCTCAATATAATTTAGGCGGTACATCATTTAATCCAGCATATTTACCACCTAAAACAGAGAGTATGAAAACTTTATCTGAACTTAAAAAACTTTATGATCAAGGTATCATAACTGCGGAAGAATACGAAGAAAAAAGAAGAAAATTTTTAGATTCCATATAA
- a CDS encoding PhzF family phenazine biosynthesis protein produces MKFYTLDVFTDKPFTGNQLAVFPHSEGLSSKTMRKIAREFNFSETVFVFPPSNPQANFDLRIFTPAGEIPFAGHPTIGTAFLLAYLGMVHLTDDTTEIILHEGVGNVPVTIYSQYNEALATELSAPNPPEFYPDIPSKLALAEVLSLSEADLSDKYTPQGVSCGLPFLIIPLNSLSALKKAQLNLIHWQKTLSNHIAPHIYPCYQVEEFQWQVRMFAPSLNISEDPATGSAATAFAGYLATYQPEKDGNWQWLIEQGLEINRPSKIIASASKQDHQITQIKVRGESVVITEGVLVTK; encoded by the coding sequence ATGAAATTTTATACCCTTGACGTTTTCACCGATAAACCCTTTACAGGCAATCAATTAGCTGTATTTCCCCACAGTGAAGGGTTATCTTCCAAAACTATGAGAAAAATTGCAAGGGAATTTAACTTCTCCGAGACAGTATTTGTTTTTCCTCCTAGCAACCCTCAAGCCAACTTTGACTTAAGAATCTTTACTCCAGCAGGTGAAATTCCCTTTGCAGGACATCCTACCATTGGCACAGCCTTTCTGTTAGCATATTTGGGTATGGTACACTTAACCGATGATACCACCGAAATTATTTTACATGAAGGAGTTGGTAATGTTCCTGTTACTATTTATAGTCAATATAACGAAGCTCTCGCCACAGAATTAAGTGCCCCTAATCCTCCTGAATTTTACCCTGATATTCCCTCAAAATTAGCTTTAGCTGAGGTTTTATCCTTATCAGAAGCGGATTTAAGCGATAAATATACACCTCAAGGAGTTTCCTGCGGTTTACCCTTTCTCATTATTCCTCTTAATAGTTTATCCGCCTTGAAAAAAGCACAACTTAACTTAATCCATTGGCAAAAAACCTTATCTAATCATATCGCTCCTCATATTTATCCTTGTTATCAAGTAGAGGAATTTCAATGGCAAGTGAGAATGTTTGCCCCTAGTTTAAATATATCAGAAGACCCAGCAACAGGTTCGGCGGCTACTGCTTTTGCCGGTTATTTAGCGACTTATCAACCTGAAAAAGATGGTAATTGGCAATGGTTAATTGAGCAAGGTTTAGAAATTAATCGCCCTAGTAAAATTATAGCCAGTGCCTCTAAACAAGATCATCAAATTACTCAAATCAAAGTCAGGGGAGAGTCAGTCGTTATCACCGAAGGAGTTTTGGTAACAAAATAA
- a CDS encoding Uma2 family endonuclease, translating to MTQLLSKIDCDTWVNATWDEYQGAENNPDYNKAKIYYHQGKIKIEMSPLGLEHSRDHSIISNAINLYSVLKGINLNCQDNCTYRKTGVRSAQPDLSYYIGENVDVVPYGTGIVDLDIYPPPNLVIEIANNSLGDDLGIKRLLYENFGTQEYWIVDVQSQKIIAFAINDGGSKKINQSQVLLNLELSILEEALQKTRVSNHSQVGAWLLQKFST from the coding sequence ATGACTCAACTTCTTTCTAAAATAGATTGTGATACTTGGGTAAATGCTACTTGGGATGAATACCAAGGGGCTGAAAATAATCCCGATTATAACAAAGCTAAAATTTATTATCATCAAGGAAAAATTAAAATCGAAATGTCACCATTAGGACTTGAACATTCTAGGGATCATTCTATCATCAGTAATGCAATTAATTTGTATAGTGTGCTTAAAGGCATCAACTTAAATTGTCAAGATAATTGTACCTATCGTAAAACAGGGGTTCGATCGGCACAACCTGATTTATCCTATTATATTGGGGAAAATGTTGATGTTGTACCCTATGGCACTGGAATTGTCGATTTAGACATCTATCCTCCTCCTAATCTCGTGATTGAAATAGCAAACAATTCTCTAGGGGATGATTTAGGCATCAAACGGCTTTTATATGAAAATTTTGGCACTCAAGAATATTGGATTGTGGATGTACAAAGTCAGAAAATAATTGCTTTTGCCATTAACGATGGTGGTAGTAAAAAAATAAATCAATCTCAGGTATTATTAAATCTTGAACTGTCCATCCTAGAGGAAGCACTACAAAAAACAAGAGTTTCTAATCATAGTCAAGTCGGGGCTTGGTTATTACAAAAATTTAGTACTTAA
- a CDS encoding helix-hairpin-helix domain-containing protein has translation MAYHKDWFNKNPPWLWWSFLPIFGGVSLVYAGWKSKTNSWLFLGGGLTFVCLLFSSLLPSSVYLFWLAQIIIAFQIKQTYLIKTAPKGVLIPSVKIAQLMAEYRGQIDINNCSKDDIVYQLGLSIIHANDIESLRNEGYMFMDIDDLSEVAGIPENILRRIEPLMIFGYDLRKEADVSWRRLNSLTIEELMIYNIREEDAKKIVLERTKKGQFTSLLDVRKRTGIPIQVYRHLA, from the coding sequence ATGGCTTATCATAAAGACTGGTTTAATAAAAATCCTCCTTGGTTATGGTGGTCTTTTTTGCCTATTTTTGGTGGTGTTTCTTTAGTTTATGCAGGATGGAAAAGTAAAACAAATTCATGGTTATTCTTAGGGGGAGGATTAACATTTGTTTGTCTTCTATTTTCCTCTTTATTACCATCATCAGTATATTTATTTTGGTTAGCACAAATTATTATTGCTTTTCAAATTAAACAAACTTATTTGATAAAAACTGCCCCAAAAGGGGTATTAATTCCTTCCGTTAAAATTGCTCAATTAATGGCAGAATATCGAGGACAAATTGATATAAATAATTGTTCTAAAGATGATATTGTGTATCAATTAGGCTTATCAATTATTCATGCTAATGACATTGAATCTTTAAGAAATGAAGGTTATATGTTTATGGATATTGATGATTTATCGGAAGTAGCTGGAATACCAGAAAATATTTTGAGACGCATCGAGCCTTTAATGATTTTTGGTTATGATTTAAGGAAAGAAGCAGATGTTTCTTGGCGAAGATTAAATAGTTTAACGATCGAAGAATTAATGATTTATAATATCAGGGAAGAAGATGCAAAAAAAATTGTGTTGGAGAGAACAAAAAAAGGACAATTTACCTCTTTATTAGACGTAAGAAAACGTACGGGAATCCCCATTCAAGTTTATCGTCATTTAGCTTAA
- a CDS encoding DUF4351 domain-containing protein, with product MTQFPHDQFVKEYIPELINEYGIANAGETLNSEMREIDIFFIPQKPVPTSPDTLGLLGKLAQNTCLFEVFRNPVETYQIQECIAKLFDIQNLQRREKRKNKEKILSDSIPFLWILTPTLSQKKLEEFSGKLNLNIYSEGIYFLPPALHTAVVIIHQLPVNQETLWLRMLGRGSVQEKAIEELKNLPANYPHRDNVIELVFNLFTVLELNQKEGNILQPEDRKLIMKLSPVYLERLAEKEKIGMEKGLQQGLQQLQERIDKDKDLIIRQLVRKLGTIEDDLQTRIKALNIEDVELLAEDLFDMTSMDDLQKWLSNF from the coding sequence ATGACACAATTTCCTCATGACCAATTTGTGAAAGAATATATTCCTGAATTAATAAATGAATATGGTATCGCCAATGCTGGAGAAACATTAAACAGTGAAATGAGAGAAATAGACATTTTTTTTATTCCACAAAAACCAGTGCCAACTTCTCCTGATACATTAGGATTATTAGGTAAATTAGCTCAAAATACTTGTTTATTTGAGGTTTTTCGCAATCCTGTGGAAACTTATCAAATTCAAGAATGTATTGCTAAATTATTTGATATTCAAAATTTACAAAGAAGGGAGAAACGTAAAAATAAAGAGAAAATATTATCTGACTCCATACCTTTTTTATGGATTTTAACACCAACTTTATCTCAAAAAAAATTAGAGGAATTTTCAGGAAAATTAAACTTAAATATTTATTCTGAAGGAATATATTTTTTACCTCCAGCTTTACACACAGCAGTAGTGATAATTCATCAACTGCCGGTGAATCAAGAAACTTTATGGTTAAGAATGCTAGGTAGAGGGAGTGTACAGGAAAAAGCCATTGAGGAGTTAAAAAACTTACCTGCTAATTATCCTCATCGAGATAACGTAATTGAGTTAGTATTTAATTTATTCACGGTGTTAGAATTGAACCAAAAAGAAGGAAACATTTTACAACCAGAGGATAGAAAATTAATTATGAAATTATCACCAGTTTATTTAGAAAGATTAGCCGAAAAAGAAAAAATCGGTATGGAAAAAGGCTTACAACAAGGATTACAACAGTTACAAGAAAGAATTGACAAGGATAAAGACTTAATCATTCGTCAATTAGTTCGGAAATTAGGGACAATTGAGGATGATTTACAAACACGGATAAAAGCCCTAAATATTGAGGATGTCGAATTATTAGCAGAGGATTTATTTGATATGACTTCTATGGATGATTTACAAAAATGGTTAAGTAATTTTTAG
- the mreC gene encoding rod shape-determining protein MreC: MKLIYRWWQKYGSQLVFGLISIFMAWLVYYTQGTLISEMLYRLSPSWLLYPQIDRQALYEQRTIEELSNKIVALETQNQNLKKIIQYQEKSSDSLIPARVIGRSADAWWQIVTIDVGNNKGIKPNHVVMSVGGLVGKVINVTANTSRVLLISDYNSRVGATVVRKGYQGFIKGQGTPVGLMEFYAKVADVKVGDVVTTSNISSIFPPDIPIGKVTSIDLNKSPAPEAQIEFTAPIDFLDWVVVDLTEKPQ, translated from the coding sequence TTGAAATTAATTTATCGTTGGTGGCAAAAATATGGCAGTCAATTAGTCTTCGGGCTAATTAGTATCTTTATGGCGTGGTTAGTTTATTATACTCAGGGTACATTAATTTCTGAGATGTTATATCGTCTTTCTCCTTCTTGGTTATTGTACCCTCAAATCGATCGACAGGCATTATATGAACAACGTACCATTGAGGAATTGAGTAATAAAATTGTAGCTTTAGAAACCCAAAATCAAAATCTCAAAAAAATTATTCAGTATCAGGAAAAGTCTTCTGATTCTTTGATTCCGGCGAGGGTTATCGGTAGAAGTGCAGATGCTTGGTGGCAAATTGTGACGATCGATGTGGGTAATAATAAAGGTATTAAACCTAATCATGTGGTGATGAGTGTCGGGGGATTGGTAGGAAAAGTTATTAATGTAACTGCAAATACTAGCAGAGTTTTATTGATTAGCGATTATAACAGTCGTGTGGGTGCAACGGTTGTCAGAAAGGGCTATCAAGGTTTTATTAAAGGGCAAGGCACTCCCGTTGGTTTAATGGAGTTTTACGCTAAAGTTGCGGATGTGAAAGTGGGAGATGTGGTGACAACTTCTAATATAAGCAGTATTTTTCCCCCTGATATTCCCATTGGTAAGGTAACTTCGATCGATCTTAACAAAAGTCCAGCCCCAGAGGCACAAATTGAGTTTACTGCACCTATTGATTTTTTAGACTGGGTAGTGGTAGATTTAACGGAAAAACCTCAATAA
- a CDS encoding efflux RND transporter permease subunit: protein MSLSSEFIKRPVLTTVCTIVIILIGVICMALLPLDKLPQIAPKQISVSANYVGADAKTTVDNVTSVLEREINGTADIRWISSNTANTGQSNINVSFPVEIDSNTAQVLVQNRVAQAQSSLPPIVNQSGITTQQASPSVTLAYGFYSEKGEDGKYLYDPVFLFNYLDRYLWNELNRIEGVGNLNALGSSTYAMRIWVDPNKLAARGLTATDVVSAIQEQNFDIGTGGIGRLPNPDDQQFEIPLKVQGRFVNEEEAENIVVKVGDNGTLIRIGDIGRAELGVENYITLISLDGDTPAVALIIYQLPGSNALDTANAVKAKMEELRKSFPPGYKDVIVLDNTEFIDAALKDLVITLLQAIALVVLVIFVFLQDWRTTIIPSVAIPVALIGSMIALKALGFTLNQLTLFACVLATGLVVDDGIVIVESVSNKLAQRMRPLQAAFDSMDELFGAVIATSVVLMAVFIPVSFFPGTTGIVYKQFALTIAAAVVFSTFNALTFSPTMSGILLTAPKKTKGPLGVFFELFNRFFDAFKAGYRNVITFLTKLKTLIMILFISGLILTGWMYQTIPQGFVPEEDQGYFFVIATAQPGVSLNYTQEINSKIMAEIMEFEEVDHAMALTGFSFDGINSNQGLFFVKLKNWAEREGANHSVFGVIRRLNPILRQKIDNARVFAVNAPPVDGLSNFSGLELYVQDRQLSGMDALIDNTQRVIAAANQRPEIAGAFTTFTFNSPILQANIDREKVKAMDVDINVVLSNLQTYLGGNFVNQFVLDGRLYRVFAQADSDFRSNPDDINKIYVRSRNGAMVQMSDILTLEESTYPPIVTNYNVYPAIKVNVSPAQGYSSGQIIQIMEEVASATLQPGFGFEWTNTAAEEKTAGGAAPIVFGLGFVMVFLVLASQYESYIDPTIIMLTVPLSILGALGGIWLRVQFQGTESIWPILDNNIYVQVGLVMLIGMSSKNAILIVEFANQARTLGMNITEAAIYAATERFRPILMTTISTLFGFLPLLVATGAGSISRWSLGTSVFGGMIISTILSLLFVPNLYIVIKSFEQNILEGDKTPRKPKDDDKNGGSPNIEQPPPLISEN from the coding sequence ATGTCTCTTTCTTCTGAATTTATTAAACGTCCCGTATTAACAACGGTTTGCACGATCGTAATTATCCTGATTGGGGTAATCTGTATGGCACTGTTACCCTTAGATAAATTACCGCAAATTGCCCCAAAACAAATATCCGTTAGCGCTAACTATGTGGGGGCAGATGCCAAAACTACTGTTGATAATGTTACTAGCGTGTTAGAAAGAGAAATTAACGGTACTGCTGACATTCGTTGGATTAGCTCCAATACTGCTAATACTGGGCAAAGCAACATTAACGTTAGTTTTCCCGTAGAAATTGACAGTAACACTGCTCAAGTATTAGTACAAAACCGAGTAGCTCAGGCTCAATCTAGTTTACCCCCCATCGTTAACCAGTCTGGTATTACCACACAACAAGCCTCTCCCAGTGTTACTCTTGCTTACGGTTTTTATTCAGAAAAAGGGGAAGATGGTAAATATTTATATGATCCAGTATTTTTATTTAACTATCTCGATCGATATTTGTGGAATGAATTAAACAGAATTGAAGGGGTAGGAAATTTAAACGCCCTAGGTTCATCTACCTATGCGATGCGCATTTGGGTTGATCCTAACAAACTAGCTGCACGAGGTTTAACCGCTACAGATGTGGTGTCAGCAATTCAAGAGCAGAACTTTGATATTGGTACAGGGGGGATAGGAAGACTACCGAATCCCGATGACCAACAATTTGAAATTCCTTTAAAAGTACAAGGACGTTTTGTTAACGAAGAAGAAGCCGAAAATATTGTGGTGAAGGTGGGAGATAATGGTACTTTGATCAGAATTGGGGATATTGGGAGAGCAGAATTAGGGGTTGAAAATTATATTACTTTAATTAGCCTTGATGGAGATACTCCTGCCGTTGCTCTAATTATTTATCAGTTACCCGGTAGTAACGCCCTTGATACTGCCAATGCGGTTAAAGCCAAAATGGAAGAACTAAGAAAATCCTTCCCCCCCGGATATAAAGATGTAATTGTTTTAGATAATACTGAATTTATTGATGCCGCTCTGAAAGATTTAGTTATTACCTTATTACAAGCGATCGCACTGGTAGTATTAGTTATTTTCGTATTTTTACAAGATTGGCGAACAACTATTATTCCTTCCGTTGCCATTCCTGTAGCCTTAATTGGTTCGATGATTGCCCTCAAAGCCCTTGGTTTTACCCTCAATCAGTTAACCTTATTCGCTTGTGTATTGGCGACAGGTTTAGTAGTGGACGATGGTATTGTAATTGTAGAATCTGTATCCAATAAATTAGCCCAAAGAATGCGCCCCCTTCAAGCGGCTTTTGACTCTATGGATGAATTATTTGGAGCAGTTATTGCCACATCTGTGGTATTAATGGCGGTATTTATTCCCGTTTCTTTCTTCCCCGGCACAACGGGCATTGTTTATAAACAGTTTGCTTTGACGATCGCCGCCGCCGTTGTCTTTTCTACTTTCAACGCTTTAACTTTCTCTCCTACCATGTCAGGGATATTGTTAACCGCCCCTAAAAAAACAAAAGGTCCTTTAGGGGTATTTTTTGAACTATTTAATCGTTTCTTCGATGCTTTTAAAGCAGGATACCGCAATGTAATTACTTTTTTAACGAAGCTCAAAACCTTGATTATGATTCTTTTTATCAGTGGTTTAATTCTCACGGGATGGATGTATCAAACCATACCACAAGGATTCGTTCCTGAAGAAGATCAAGGATATTTCTTTGTGATTGCTACGGCACAACCCGGTGTATCTCTCAACTATACTCAAGAGATTAACAGTAAAATCATGGCAGAAATCATGGAGTTTGAAGAGGTTGATCATGCTATGGCGTTGACGGGATTTTCCTTCGATGGTATCAACAGTAATCAAGGTTTATTCTTTGTTAAATTAAAGAATTGGGCGGAGAGAGAAGGGGCTAATCATTCCGTATTTGGGGTTATACGCCGTTTAAACCCGATTTTACGTCAAAAAATTGACAATGCGAGGGTTTTTGCCGTTAATGCTCCTCCTGTGGATGGTTTAAGTAACTTTAGTGGTTTAGAGCTTTATGTTCAAGATCGTCAGTTATCAGGGATGGATGCTTTAATTGATAATACTCAACGGGTAATTGCCGCCGCTAATCAACGTCCTGAAATTGCAGGGGCTTTTACGACTTTTACCTTTAATTCTCCTATCTTACAAGCTAATATCGATCGAGAGAAAGTGAAAGCGATGGATGTGGACATTAACGTAGTTTTATCTAACTTGCAAACCTATCTCGGCGGAAACTTTGTGAATCAGTTTGTCTTAGACGGGCGTTTATATCGAGTTTTCGCTCAAGCTGACAGTGATTTTCGATCGAATCCCGACGATATTAATAAAATTTATGTTCGTAGTCGTAACGGTGCAATGGTGCAAATGAGTGATATATTAACCCTCGAAGAAAGTACTTATCCACCCATCGTTACCAACTATAACGTTTACCCTGCCATCAAAGTTAACGTATCTCCAGCCCAAGGCTATAGCTCAGGACAAATTATCCAAATCATGGAAGAAGTAGCAAGTGCAACCCTACAACCCGGCTTTGGTTTTGAATGGACAAACACCGCCGCCGAAGAAAAAACCGCAGGAGGGGCGGCTCCGATCGTATTCGGGTTAGGTTTTGTGATGGTATTCTTAGTATTAGCCTCCCAGTACGAAAGCTATATCGATCCTACCATCATCATGTTAACTGTACCCCTATCGATTTTAGGAGCATTAGGAGGCATCTGGTTAAGGGTTCAATTCCAAGGCACAGAGAGTATTTGGCCCATTCTCGACAATAATATTTATGTACAAGTAGGGTTAGTAATGCTCATTGGGATGTCCAGTAAAAACGCCATTCTGATTGTGGAATTTGCCAACCAAGCGCGTACCCTCGGCATGAATATCACCGAAGCCGCCATTTATGCAGCTACAGAGCGTTTTCGTCCGATTTTGATGACAACTATCTCCACCCTATTTGGCTTTTTACCCTTATTAGTTGCTACTGGTGCTGGAAGTATTAGCCGTTGGTCACTAGGTACATCTGTATTCGGTGGGATGATTATTTCCACAATTCTCAGTTTATTATTTGTACCTAACCTTTATATTGTCATCAAGAGTTTTGAACAAAATATCTTAGAAGGAGACAAAACACCTCGTAAACCAAAGGATGACGACAAAAATGGAGGAAGTCCGAATATTGAACAACCTCCCCCCCTTATTTCTGAAAATTAA